In Cheilinus undulatus linkage group 16, ASM1832078v1, whole genome shotgun sequence, one DNA window encodes the following:
- the LOC121523244 gene encoding zinc finger protein 782-like produces MSGETWKCQSTHSPHPTRLSLRGFAKENGRKSPDPDFQQLLVSQKELLQEKMEPPHIKTEEEELWISQEHFQGLEEFPFTPVSVKSEDDEEKPQPSLFHQRQSEGTDMGADGEDYGGAETETHSQPETEVKIEDSSGNETEDSSEADTDDSEDWRSTKAHQAGLNSVIRSAVERPMTEKKPHCCPECGRRFKRKLNLTRHKKIHTGEKPFICPVCGKTFCQKQYLKAHLISHTGEKPWSCSECGKGLKTKENLTAHMRVHTGEKPFCCPECHTQFRTQKNLLQHMSVHTEEKPFYCSECGKRYKQKSTLKHHMAQHTGEQPFSCSVCNQRFSWPAQFRLHRSVCGRSSELHQSQTHEVREAETGAEERTVK; encoded by the exons ATGTCTGGAGAGACCTGGAAATGTCAGTCCACTCACAGTCCCCATCCAACCCGACTGAGcctgagaggatttgcaaaggagaatggcagaaaatcccctgATCCAG ATTTCCAGCAGCTGTTGGTGAGTCAAAAAGAGCTTCTTCAGGAGAAGATGGAGCCTCCACACATTAAAACGGAAGAGGAGGAACTGTGGATCAGTCAGGAGCATTTTCAAGGACTGGAAGAGTTCCCCTTCACGCCTGTGTCTGTGAagagtgaagatgatgaagagaaacctcagCCCTCTCTGTTTCATCAGAGACAGAGTGAAGGGACGGACATgggagctgatggagaggactatggaggagcagagacagagacacatTCACAACCAGAGACTGAGGTCAAGATTGAAGACTCCTCTGGAAATGAGACTGAAGACTCTTCAGAAGCTGATACTGACGACAGTGAGGACTGGAGGAGTACAAAAGCACACCAGGCAGGTTTAAATTCTGTCATAAGAAGTGCAGTAGAGAGACCAATGACTGAGAAGAAACCACACTGCTGCCCTGAGTGTGGGAGGAGATTCAAACGGAAATTAAATCTGACCAGACACAAGaaaattcacacaggagagaaacccttcatcTGCCCAGTGTGTGGTAAAACATTCTGCCAGAAACAATATCTTAAAGCACACTTGATCagccacacaggagagaaaccatggAGCTGCTCTGAATGTGGCAAAGGACTGAAAACCAAAGAAAACCTGACTGCACATATGAGAGTTCACACTGGGGAGAAACCCTTCTGCTGCCCTGAGTGTCACACACAGTTTAGAACTCAAAAAAATCTGCTTCAGCACATGTCAGTTCACACAGAAGAGAAACCCTTCTACTGCTCCGAGTGTGGTAAAAGATACAAACAAAAGTCTACTCTGAAACACCACATGGCACAGCACACAGGAGAGCAACCGTTCAGCTGCAGCGTCTGTAACCAGAGGTTCTCTTGGCCTGCACAGTTTCGGTTACACAGGAGTGTCTGTGGTCGGTCCTCAGAGCTTCATCAGAGCCAGACACATGAGgtcagagaggcagagacagGAGCTGAGGAGAGGACAGTAAAGTAG